One Nitrospira sp. DNA window includes the following coding sequences:
- a CDS encoding Mobile element protein gives MAKRVTHSRAAAWEVSDAFWQRVEPLIPARRRARAKPYVRKPGGGRKPKEARLVFEGIVYVLRTGCQWKALPTERFGSASAIHKRFLEWQNAGLFAALWQAGLAEYDDVEGIAWRWQSIDGAMMKAPLAQEAVGPNPTDRGKKWKQAPPAGGRSWRPAVDHRDRGKPA, from the coding sequence ATGGCGAAACGTGTGACGCACAGCAGGGCGGCAGCATGGGAAGTGTCGGACGCGTTTTGGCAACGGGTCGAACCCTTGATCCCCGCGCGCCGGCGTGCGAGGGCCAAGCCCTACGTGCGCAAACCCGGGGGTGGGCGCAAACCCAAGGAGGCGCGCCTGGTGTTCGAGGGCATCGTCTACGTGTTGCGCACGGGCTGTCAGTGGAAGGCGTTGCCGACCGAGCGCTTTGGGAGCGCGAGCGCCATTCACAAGCGCTTTCTCGAGTGGCAGAACGCCGGCCTGTTCGCAGCCCTCTGGCAGGCCGGGCTGGCGGAGTATGACGACGTGGAAGGCATCGCGTGGCGCTGGCAGAGTATCGACGGGGCCATGATGAAAGCGCCGCTGGCTCAGGAAGCGGTCGGGCCGAACCCGACGGATCGGGGAAAAAAATGGAAGCAAGCGCCACCTGCTGGTGGACGATCGTGGCGTCCCGCTGTCGATCATCGTGACCGCGGCAAACCGGCATGA
- a CDS encoding Transposase, which translates to MRGSDTQQAGMFSYLSPEQRVPATHPLRPIRQYVDTALTALSPQLTKLYARTGRPSIAPEKLLRALLLQVLYSLRSERLLMEELQYNLLFRWFVGLDLDAPVWDVTVFTKNRDRLLEGEVATAFFEQVLAQAKAQRLLSDEHFTVDGTLIEAWAGQKSFKKTAEPAPVPPSDDPGNPSVDFRGERRTNATHASTTDPEARLYKKAAGQEAKRCFLGHVLMENRHGLVVNATVTPATGTAEREAALALVDAQAPTRRITLGGDKHYDTAAFVDALRKRQVTPHVAQHTTRRASAIDGRTTRHPGYTISQQKRKRVEEVFGWLKTVGLLRKVKLRGVQQVGWLFTFVVAAYNLVRIRNLVAVAS; encoded by the coding sequence ATGCGTGGTTCGGATACTCAGCAAGCCGGGATGTTCAGTTATCTGTCGCCGGAGCAGCGTGTCCCGGCGACGCACCCGCTGCGGCCCATTCGGCAGTACGTGGACACGGCCCTGACCGCCTTATCGCCTCAGTTGACGAAGCTCTATGCCCGGACCGGTCGGCCCTCGATTGCCCCGGAGAAGCTCCTGCGGGCCCTGTTGCTGCAGGTGCTCTACAGCCTCCGTAGTGAGCGGCTGTTGATGGAGGAGTTGCAGTACAACCTGCTGTTCCGCTGGTTTGTCGGTCTGGATCTGGACGCGCCGGTGTGGGACGTGACGGTCTTCACGAAGAACCGGGACCGTTTGTTGGAGGGCGAAGTGGCCACCGCGTTCTTCGAGCAGGTCCTGGCCCAAGCCAAGGCCCAGCGCCTCTTGTCCGATGAACATTTCACGGTCGATGGCACACTGATCGAGGCCTGGGCGGGGCAGAAAAGTTTCAAGAAGACGGCTGAGCCCGCGCCAGTCCCGCCATCGGATGATCCGGGCAACCCCAGTGTGGACTTCCGGGGCGAGCGGCGGACCAATGCCACCCATGCCTCGACGACCGACCCGGAGGCTCGGCTGTACAAGAAGGCGGCGGGGCAGGAAGCCAAGCGGTGTTTCCTGGGCCATGTCTTGATGGAGAACCGGCATGGCTTGGTGGTCAACGCCACGGTCACCCCGGCGACAGGGACCGCGGAACGGGAAGCGGCGCTCGCTTTGGTGGACGCCCAGGCTCCCACCCGACGGATCACGCTGGGTGGCGATAAACATTACGACACGGCCGCGTTCGTAGACGCCTTGCGGAAACGACAGGTCACCCCCCATGTCGCCCAGCACACGACGCGGCGGGCGAGTGCCATTGACGGACGAACCACCCGACATCCCGGCTATACCATCAGTCAACAGAAGCGCAAACGCGTGGAAGAGGTCTTCGGCTGGTTGAAGACGGTGGGCCTGTTACGGAAGGTCAAACTGCGCGGGGTGCAACAAGTTGGTTGGCTGTTCACCTTCGTAGTGGCGGCGTACAACCTGGTGCGGATCCGCAACCTCGTGGCGGTTGCGTCATGA
- a CDS encoding Phage integrase has product MGLFKRNKVWWMTFVYQGQQIRRSTECTDRRLAEAVLGKIKVKLVEGRYFDRLEEQERTFEEMVERYVAERVVGASRHGERRARGVLAHLLPVFGKMTLVRVTPKEIAAYKWKRQQAGAAPATIVKELALMKTAFNIAIREWEWCRDNPVSRVSMGKVNNARVRHCDDGTLATIHQACPTWLQPIVMLARYTGLRRENVVCLQWEQVDMARGLIILDHTKNGDRLGIPLCDPVMKTLEAVRPTRPLASGPVFLQHTEDREPVTPDMVTTAFRRACKSVGVTNFRFHDLRHTFASALVQKGVDLYRVQRLLGHRDGRMTQRYAHLAPENLREAVQVFKDDYHKFSTMPVTRPTRLVLTA; this is encoded by the coding sequence ATGGGGCTGTTTAAGCGGAATAAAGTATGGTGGATGACGTTTGTGTATCAGGGACAGCAGATCCGTCGGAGTACTGAATGTACAGACCGCCGACTCGCAGAAGCGGTACTCGGAAAGATCAAGGTCAAGCTCGTCGAAGGTCGATACTTCGACCGACTCGAAGAGCAGGAACGGACCTTTGAAGAAATGGTCGAGCGCTATGTGGCTGAGCGAGTCGTGGGAGCGAGCCGTCATGGTGAACGACGGGCACGAGGGGTCTTGGCTCATCTTCTACCGGTGTTTGGCAAAATGACCTTGGTTCGGGTCACACCGAAGGAGATAGCCGCGTACAAGTGGAAACGGCAACAAGCGGGAGCTGCCCCGGCGACCATCGTGAAGGAATTGGCCTTGATGAAGACCGCTTTCAACATTGCTATTCGCGAATGGGAATGGTGCCGAGACAATCCGGTGTCTCGGGTATCAATGGGCAAGGTCAATAATGCACGGGTCCGGCACTGCGATGATGGGACCTTGGCGACAATTCACCAGGCCTGCCCGACATGGCTGCAACCGATTGTGATGCTGGCACGCTATACTGGCCTGCGCCGAGAAAACGTGGTGTGCTTGCAGTGGGAGCAAGTTGACATGGCTCGAGGTCTCATCATCCTTGATCACACGAAGAATGGGGACCGCCTAGGGATTCCTCTCTGCGATCCTGTTATGAAGACCTTGGAAGCCGTGCGACCAACTCGACCACTGGCAAGCGGCCCTGTCTTCCTTCAACACACCGAAGACAGGGAGCCAGTCACGCCGGATATGGTGACGACCGCTTTTCGTCGAGCTTGCAAGTCTGTGGGCGTGACGAACTTTCGCTTTCACGACTTGCGACACACGTTCGCGTCCGCGCTCGTGCAGAAGGGTGTAGATCTGTATCGGGTGCAACGATTGCTCGGTCATCGCGACGGACGGATGACGCAACGCTATGCGCATCTGGCGCCGGAGAATTTGCGGGAAGCGGTGCAGGTGTTTAAGGACGACTATCACAAATTTAGCACAATGCCGGTCACTCGACCGACTCGACTCGTGCTAACTGCCTGA
- a CDS encoding His-Xaa-Ser system radical SAM maturase HxsC, with translation MLKLQGKLQVERSVSEQPYLVTLTKNGNLPPILRRERGLLTEGACGRKEYKAIFCRGAAVPESSHQTDVFRLTGEYDYLDEGDIVKVDPMSGSFRCLYRRGSLHNTILLTEQCDHYCLMCSQPPKPQDDSWLLTEAFDLIRLIPQETQRLGFSGGEPTLYRERLIDLLHHTLRYLPRTALDILSNGRAFKDRDFARAYAAVNHPNLVVGIPIYSDDPVRHDYVVQSQGAFDETVRGILNLKQHHQKVEVRIVLHQQTVGRLVQTCEFIVRNLLFVDHVALMGLEITGFTRPNLELLWIDPYEYKEALSEAVALLTANGVPTSVYNHQLCTVNPDIWENCRQSISDWKREYVDGCAECSKRGQCGGLFSSSKAYRHSSHIRAFT, from the coding sequence ATGCTCAAACTTCAGGGCAAATTACAGGTCGAACGATCGGTGTCTGAACAGCCGTATCTGGTCACTTTGACGAAGAACGGGAACCTGCCCCCTATCCTTCGGAGAGAGCGGGGGCTCCTGACCGAGGGAGCCTGTGGTAGGAAGGAATACAAGGCGATCTTCTGCCGTGGAGCTGCAGTGCCGGAATCCAGTCATCAGACTGATGTGTTCAGGCTGACTGGCGAGTATGACTACCTGGACGAGGGAGACATTGTGAAGGTGGATCCTATGTCTGGAAGTTTCCGTTGTCTGTACAGACGAGGATCGCTGCACAATACGATTCTGTTAACCGAGCAATGCGACCATTATTGCTTGATGTGCTCTCAGCCGCCGAAACCTCAGGATGATTCGTGGCTGCTCACGGAGGCTTTCGACCTCATCCGGCTGATTCCACAGGAAACGCAGAGACTCGGGTTTTCTGGTGGGGAGCCAACTCTTTATCGAGAGCGGCTGATCGATTTGCTACATCACACGCTGAGATACTTGCCTCGGACCGCCCTCGATATTCTGTCCAATGGACGAGCATTCAAGGACCGTGACTTTGCTCGCGCGTATGCCGCGGTAAACCACCCGAATTTGGTTGTCGGCATTCCAATCTATTCGGACGATCCCGTTCGGCATGACTATGTGGTCCAGAGTCAGGGTGCGTTTGACGAAACGGTTAGGGGTATTCTCAATTTGAAACAACACCATCAAAAGGTGGAAGTTCGGATTGTGTTACATCAACAGACCGTTGGTCGGCTGGTGCAGACCTGTGAGTTCATCGTGCGCAACCTGCTCTTCGTGGATCATGTGGCGCTTATGGGGCTGGAGATCACGGGTTTTACCAGGCCAAACCTCGAGCTCCTGTGGATCGATCCTTACGAGTATAAAGAGGCTTTGAGCGAGGCCGTGGCGCTTCTGACCGCCAATGGGGTTCCCACCTCGGTTTACAACCATCAACTCTGCACGGTGAACCCAGACATCTGGGAGAATTGTCGGCAATCAATTAGCGACTGGAAGAGAGAATATGTCGACGGGTGTGCGGAGTGTTCCAAACGTGGACAATGCGGCGGACTCTTTTCCTCCTCAAAGGCGTACCGACATAGCAGCCACATTCGAGCATTCACATGA
- a CDS encoding Arylsulfatase regulator (Fe-S oxidoreductase), with the protein MSAFQELNVYQPTRQTYVVLPLRFTGLNDRQYVVTNLAGEFLTIERATLQSFLRHELPNSDQAYIDLRAQHFLVDDSTAIAPELLALKIRTRYRRLSQFTALHLFVVTLRCEHSCPYCQVSRQSEDRVAFDMPDSVARAALDFCFRSPSPDLKIEFQGGEPLLNFELIKTIVGEAKERNRAAGKRLAFVIATNLALMSREILDFCRAHDILISTSLDGPKALHNANRPRPGGDSYERTIAGIRLVRDQLGRDRVSALMTTTESSLDCVGEIIDEYLAQGFGEIFLRPLSPYGFAIRTKAYRAYSADRWLDFYKKGLDYIIELNRQGVPFLEVYAATILKKMFTSDDPGYVDLTNPAGIGIGAVAYNYDGDVYASDESRMLAEMGDTTFRLGHVLKQSYEDIFGAPQLLEPLDASFAQSVPMCTDCAFEPYCGADPVFHHKTFGDFVGRKPESEFCSRNMTIFRFLIERMQSDVFVKRLFRQWATR; encoded by the coding sequence ATGAGCGCATTCCAGGAGCTTAATGTTTACCAGCCCACCCGCCAGACCTATGTGGTCCTTCCCCTTCGCTTTACAGGATTGAATGACAGACAGTACGTGGTGACCAACCTCGCTGGGGAATTTCTCACGATTGAACGGGCAACACTGCAGAGCTTCCTGCGGCACGAATTACCCAACAGTGATCAAGCCTACATTGATCTTCGGGCACAACATTTTCTTGTCGACGACAGCACAGCGATCGCTCCCGAATTGTTGGCGCTCAAGATCCGGACCCGTTATCGGAGGTTGAGCCAATTTACGGCATTGCATCTCTTTGTGGTGACGCTCCGCTGCGAACATAGTTGTCCCTATTGCCAAGTATCGAGGCAGTCCGAGGACCGAGTTGCGTTTGACATGCCCGACAGTGTGGCCCGTGCGGCCCTCGACTTCTGCTTTCGGTCTCCTTCTCCCGACCTGAAGATTGAGTTTCAAGGCGGGGAGCCGTTATTGAATTTCGAGTTGATCAAGACCATCGTCGGTGAAGCGAAGGAGCGAAACCGAGCGGCCGGCAAGCGCCTCGCATTCGTGATTGCCACGAACCTCGCGCTCATGAGCAGGGAAATCCTCGACTTTTGCCGTGCACATGACATTCTGATTTCGACCTCGCTGGATGGCCCGAAAGCACTCCACAATGCCAATCGTCCCCGGCCTGGTGGGGATAGTTATGAGAGGACGATCGCAGGGATTCGGTTGGTACGGGATCAACTCGGAAGAGATCGCGTCTCGGCTTTGATGACCACCACTGAATCCAGCCTGGATTGTGTAGGAGAGATCATCGACGAATACCTGGCGCAAGGGTTTGGGGAAATCTTTCTCCGGCCGCTCTCGCCCTATGGGTTTGCGATCCGGACGAAGGCCTATCGAGCGTACAGTGCCGATCGGTGGCTGGATTTCTATAAAAAGGGACTGGACTACATTATTGAGCTGAATCGGCAGGGCGTCCCCTTTCTGGAGGTGTACGCTGCAACGATCCTGAAAAAGATGTTCACGAGTGACGATCCTGGGTATGTCGATTTGACCAATCCGGCTGGCATCGGGATTGGCGCGGTCGCATACAACTATGACGGGGATGTTTATGCGTCCGATGAAAGTCGGATGCTGGCCGAGATGGGGGACACCACGTTTCGATTGGGGCATGTCCTGAAGCAGAGCTACGAAGACATCTTTGGAGCTCCGCAACTCTTGGAACCGTTAGATGCCTCATTCGCGCAGAGCGTTCCAATGTGCACGGATTGCGCCTTTGAGCCCTATTGCGGGGCAGATCCGGTGTTTCACCACAAGACATTTGGGGACTTTGTGGGGCGCAAGCCAGAGTCGGAGTTTTGCTCACGCAATATGACCATCTTTCGTTTCCTGATTGAGCGCATGCAATCGGATGTATTTGTAAAACGTCTCTTTCGGCAGTGGGCCACCAGATAA
- a CDS encoding S41 family peptidase has product MNLTDFKEEKNGRLFRTPLDYWAFIPNPLPPQLALSWDLVNQLSEADRALSELAGTARTLPNPHLLIGPFIRREAILSSRIEGTQASLSDLLFFEASGAVDPKAPDAREVANYVNAMEYGLARLKKFPLSLRFIKEVHEHLMQGARGEHLTPGEFRRSQNWIGPARCTLMEATYVPPPVEEMEQALGQFEAYLHAPSTVPLLIRLATIHYQFEAIHPFLDGNGRIGRLLITLFLCKEGALPEPLLYLSAYFERHRSEYYSLLLAVSQSGKWIDWISFFLRGVAQQSRDALARSARLLKLWESYRREFQSARSSALQLRLVDQLFAYPAITTNQAARLLKVTHRSAQLNIEKLLHKGILKEATGKQRNRVFVAPRIVEIIEAPHAS; this is encoded by the coding sequence ATGAATCTTACTGATTTTAAAGAGGAAAAGAATGGGCGTCTTTTTCGGACCCCACTCGATTATTGGGCTTTTATTCCCAATCCTCTCCCGCCTCAACTGGCTCTGAGCTGGGACTTGGTGAATCAATTGTCTGAGGCCGATCGTGCCCTCAGCGAGCTTGCCGGGACAGCCCGTACATTACCGAACCCTCATTTACTGATAGGACCTTTCATCAGGCGGGAGGCCATACTCTCGAGTCGCATTGAAGGTACTCAGGCCTCGCTTTCCGATCTGTTATTTTTTGAAGCCTCCGGGGCCGTAGATCCGAAAGCACCGGATGCTCGCGAGGTGGCCAATTACGTGAATGCAATGGAGTACGGCTTGGCGCGATTGAAGAAATTTCCGCTGAGCCTGCGTTTTATCAAGGAGGTGCATGAACATCTCATGCAGGGAGCACGCGGGGAACATCTCACCCCCGGCGAGTTCCGGCGTTCTCAAAATTGGATTGGTCCCGCGCGTTGCACGCTGATGGAAGCAACCTATGTTCCTCCACCAGTCGAGGAAATGGAACAAGCTCTTGGTCAATTCGAGGCGTACTTGCATGCCCCATCAACAGTTCCTTTACTGATTCGCTTGGCAACCATTCACTACCAGTTTGAGGCGATCCATCCCTTCTTAGACGGCAATGGCAGAATAGGACGCCTTCTCATTACCCTTTTCCTGTGTAAAGAAGGGGCGCTCCCTGAGCCGCTGCTATATTTAAGTGCCTATTTTGAAAGACATCGAAGCGAGTATTACAGCCTACTTTTGGCCGTGAGTCAGTCCGGAAAATGGATCGATTGGATTTCTTTCTTCCTTCGCGGGGTTGCGCAGCAATCTCGCGATGCTCTAGCTCGTTCAGCGCGATTGCTAAAACTTTGGGAAAGCTATCGTCGTGAGTTTCAATCTGCTCGCTCCTCCGCGCTCCAGCTTCGACTGGTCGACCAATTGTTTGCATATCCAGCCATTACCACGAATCAAGCTGCACGGCTATTAAAGGTCACCCATCGCTCGGCACAGCTGAACATCGAGAAATTGCTCCACAAGGGCATTCTTAAAGAGGCCACGGGCAAACAGCGAAACCGAGTCTTTGTTGCGCCACGCATCGTGGAAATTATCGAAGCCCCACATGCCAGCTAA